Proteins found in one bacterium genomic segment:
- a CDS encoding UbiA-like polyprenyltransferase: protein MKEGRGWRTVADYFGLVKFEHTIFALPFALMSLLVATGGRPSRRLLLGVLAAMVAARSAAMAFNRLADRDYDARNPRTADRHLPSGRIGVAGAAVFTLVSAVVFVLAARSLNPLCFALAPVALAVVLGYSYAKRFTPWSHLLLGLGLGIAPTGAWLAAVGRFAAFPLWMSAGVMLWVAGFDAIYGCQDVEVDRREGLRSLAVRYGVPGALGIAKGLHVLAVLCLAFAFRSAPAFGVTADLGLCARLGLAAMTALLVWEHRLVRGGDLRHIDRAFFTINSWIGMLLLAFVALDVYVV from the coding sequence GCTGGCGGACCGTCGCCGACTACTTCGGGCTGGTGAAGTTCGAGCACACCATCTTCGCCCTGCCCTTCGCGCTGATGTCGCTGCTGGTCGCCACCGGCGGCCGCCCTTCGCGGCGCCTGCTGCTGGGCGTGCTGGCGGCGATGGTCGCCGCGCGCAGCGCCGCGATGGCCTTCAACCGGCTCGCCGACCGCGACTACGACGCCCGCAACCCGCGCACGGCCGACCGGCACCTGCCGTCGGGCAGGATCGGCGTGGCCGGCGCCGCGGTGTTCACGCTGGTCAGCGCGGTCGTCTTCGTGCTGGCCGCACGCAGCCTCAACCCCCTCTGCTTCGCCCTGGCGCCGGTCGCGCTCGCGGTGGTTTTGGGCTACTCCTACGCCAAGCGGTTCACGCCTTGGTCGCACCTGTTGCTGGGGCTGGGCCTGGGCATCGCGCCGACGGGCGCTTGGCTCGCGGCCGTCGGCCGCTTCGCCGCGTTCCCGCTGTGGATGTCGGCGGGCGTGATGCTCTGGGTCGCCGGCTTCGACGCGATCTACGGCTGCCAGGACGTCGAGGTCGACCGGCGCGAGGGCCTGCGTTCGCTGGCGGTGCGCTACGGCGTCCCCGGCGCGCTGGGGATCGCCAAGGGACTGCACGTGCTGGCCGTGCTGTGCCTCGCCTTCGCGTTCCGCTCGGCGCCGGCGTTCGGCGTGACGGCGGACCTGGGCCTGTGCGCGCGCCTGGGCCTGGCGGCCATGACGGCGCTGCTGGTCTGGGAGCACAGGCTGGTGCGCGGCGGCGATCTGCGACACATCGACCGGGCGTTCTTCACCATCAACTCCTGGATCGGGATGCTCCTGCTGGCCTTCGTGGCCCTCGACGTCTACGTGGTCTGA